One segment of Marvinbryantia formatexigens DSM 14469 DNA contains the following:
- a CDS encoding AbrB/MazE/SpoVT family DNA-binding domain-containing protein — protein sequence MNLAKISSNGQITVPVEIRRLLGLKSGDKILFLQKPNGEIVVCNASAQAIRKAQAAFSGVAEEMGVYNEDDIQALVDEIRYGKER from the coding sequence ATGAACCTTGCAAAAATTTCTTCAAACGGTCAGATCACAGTTCCGGTTGAAATTCGCCGTCTGCTCGGTCTGAAATCTGGTGATAAAATTCTGTTTCTGCAGAAGCCAAATGGTGAAATTGTAGTCTGCAATGCTTCCGCCCAGGCAATACGCAAAGCACAGGCTGCCTTTTCCGGTGTCGCTGAGGAAATGGGTGTTTATAATGAAGATGATATTCAGGCACTTGTGGATGAAATACGGTACGGAAAGGAAAGATAA